From a single Anaerolineaceae bacterium oral taxon 439 genomic region:
- a CDS encoding YggS family pyridoxal phosphate enzyme, producing the protein MDDKVRERLESVRAAIRDACVRSGRSVSDVTLMAVTKTKPAEVIRSLIALGVRDFGENYPDETAGKIDAFRASPADTRLCMIGSLQSRKAKLVAANFDEFHSLDSVKTAGRMERLLTELDRTMPALLEINVGGEASKHGWTIDGAADALFRDIERLLTFSRIMPSGLMTLPPYSPIAEANRGYFARMRELLDRVNRTFGLAWRTLSMGTSDDFETAIEEGATIVRIGTKLVGARNYRRPAEETVK; encoded by the coding sequence ATTGATGATAAAGTTCGGGAACGGCTGGAATCGGTTCGCGCTGCGATCCGGGATGCCTGCGTCCGGAGCGGGCGGTCGGTTTCGGACGTGACGCTGATGGCGGTGACGAAGACGAAGCCGGCCGAGGTGATCCGATCGCTGATCGCGTTGGGTGTCCGGGACTTTGGCGAGAACTATCCGGACGAGACGGCTGGGAAAATTGACGCGTTTCGCGCCTCCCCGGCGGATACGCGCTTATGCATGATCGGCAGCCTGCAAAGTCGGAAAGCGAAACTCGTCGCGGCGAATTTTGACGAGTTCCATTCGCTGGACAGCGTGAAGACTGCCGGGCGGATGGAACGGCTGCTGACAGAACTGGATCGAACGATGCCGGCGCTGCTGGAAATTAACGTTGGCGGCGAAGCTTCAAAGCATGGTTGGACGATCGACGGCGCGGCGGACGCGCTTTTTCGGGATATTGAACGGCTGCTGACGTTTTCGCGGATCATGCCGTCCGGGTTGATGACGCTTCCGCCGTATTCTCCGATCGCCGAAGCGAACCGCGGATATTTCGCGCGGATGCGGGAGCTGCTCGACCGGGTTAATCGAACGTTCGGGCTGGCGTGGCGGACGCTTTCAATGGGGACGAGCGACGATTTTGAGACGGCGATCGAAGAAGGCGCGACGATCGTGCGAATTGGAACGAAACTGGTCGGCGCGCGGAATTACCGCCGCCCGGCCGAGGAGACAGTCAAATGA
- a CDS encoding peroxiredoxin has translation MESVENQVVMMPRIGDKAPSFHAVTTQGDINFPADFSGSWVILFSHPADFTPVCTSEFMTFASLEEKFAKVNTKLVGLSVDGLYSHIAWLRTINEKIEYKGMKNVEVRFPLIEDITMEVATKYGMIQPGESSTRAVRAVFVIDPKGVIRTIIYYPLSLGRNFDELYRVVVGLQTADAFDVALPADWRPGDDVIVPPAGSCGVAKERMGDQSGETHCYDWFFCMKKLDQAAIEKELFRKA, from the coding sequence ATGGAATCTGTTGAAAATCAAGTTGTGATGATGCCGCGTATTGGCGATAAAGCTCCCTCCTTCCACGCCGTTACGACGCAGGGCGATATCAATTTCCCTGCTGACTTCAGCGGCAGCTGGGTTATCCTGTTCAGCCATCCGGCTGACTTTACTCCGGTCTGCACGTCGGAATTCATGACCTTCGCGTCGCTCGAAGAGAAATTCGCGAAAGTTAATACGAAGCTGGTCGGCCTGTCGGTCGACGGCCTGTACAGCCATATCGCCTGGCTGCGTACAATTAACGAAAAAATTGAATATAAGGGAATGAAGAACGTTGAAGTCAGGTTCCCGCTTATCGAAGATATCACGATGGAAGTTGCGACGAAATACGGGATGATCCAGCCGGGCGAAAGCAGCACGCGAGCGGTTCGCGCCGTCTTCGTTATCGATCCGAAGGGCGTTATCCGAACGATTATTTACTACCCGCTGAGCCTTGGCCGGAATTTCGACGAATTGTACCGCGTCGTCGTCGGCTTGCAGACGGCGGATGCGTTCGACGTCGCGCTGCCGGCGGATTGGCGCCCGGGCGACGACGTGATCGTTCCGCCCGCGGGTTCCTGCGGCGTTGCGAAGGAGCGCATGGGAGATCAAAGCGGCGAAACGCATTGCTACGATTGGTTCTTCTGTATGAAGAAGCTGGATCAGGCCGCGATCGAAAAAGAACTCTTCAGGAAGGCCTGA
- a CDS encoding SsrA-binding protein, with amino-acid sequence MGEKTVATNRKARFEYFILETYEAGLALQGTEIKSIRAGQVSISEAYVQIKNGREAWLINCHVSPYDPASRFNHQPLRERRLLLNKKEIRELWDQVRMKGLTIVPLRIYFSRGYAKIEIGVARGKKNYDKRQEIAKRDFERESSRRGKE; translated from the coding sequence ATGGGTGAGAAAACTGTCGCGACGAACCGGAAAGCGCGGTTCGAATACTTTATTCTGGAAACGTACGAAGCCGGGTTGGCGCTTCAGGGGACGGAAATTAAATCGATCCGCGCCGGACAGGTCAGCATCAGCGAAGCCTACGTTCAGATTAAAAACGGGCGCGAGGCTTGGCTGATCAATTGCCACGTTTCGCCGTACGATCCCGCCAGCCGGTTCAATCATCAACCGCTGCGCGAGCGGAGGCTGCTCCTGAATAAAAAGGAGATTCGCGAGCTCTGGGATCAGGTCCGGATGAAAGGGCTGACAATCGTCCCGCTTCGGATCTATTTTTCGCGCGGGTACGCGAAAATAGAAATCGGCGTCGCGCGCGGGAAGAAGAATTATGATAAACGTCAGGAGATTGCGAAACGCGATTTTGAGCGCGAATCGTCGCGCAGGGGAAAAGAATAA